In one Polaribacter sp. ALD11 genomic region, the following are encoded:
- a CDS encoding regulatory protein RecX yields the protein MFERKKKVFTVDEIKRKLENYCVYQDRCHKEVEQKMREYNLIPEARELILLSLMKDNFLNEERFSKSFARGKFRIKSWGKQRIVRELKFRDISAYNLKTALKEIDEQEYIATIYRITENRNEVISESNIFKRKKKLIDFLMRKGFENELIYKVVNEVVS from the coding sequence ATGTTTGAAAGGAAAAAGAAAGTTTTTACTGTTGATGAAATAAAACGTAAACTAGAAAATTATTGCGTGTATCAAGATAGGTGTCATAAAGAAGTAGAACAAAAAATGCGTGAGTATAATCTGATTCCTGAAGCGCGAGAACTGATTCTTTTGAGTTTAATGAAAGACAATTTCTTAAACGAAGAACGTTTCTCTAAAAGTTTTGCCAGAGGAAAATTCAGAATTAAAAGCTGGGGAAAACAACGTATTGTTAGAGAATTAAAGTTTAGAGATATTTCTGCCTACAATTTAAAAACAGCTTTAAAGGAAATTGATGAACAAGAATATATTGCTACTATTTATAGAATTACAGAAAACAGAAACGAAGTAATTTCTGAGTCAAACATTTTTAAAAGAAAGAAAAAACTAATTGATTTTTTAATGCGAAAAGGCTTTGAAAATGAGTTGATTTATAAAGTTGTAAACGA